A single Oryza brachyantha chromosome 8, ObraRS2, whole genome shotgun sequence DNA region contains:
- the LOC102713657 gene encoding myosin-13-like — protein sequence MNKMFSFRSRSSSNGDKASNSITEASEMQGQFNKLQEELKNEKKEKARALDEIAELKKKKNGNELTSNGGDDKLDLVHRLQQLEGELEAARDSEKKLLESLGGQTKQLEQTKVSLEEAKLEIASLQDNKKSSAVFNALSSNHSIQPVRNLRRRGIMSFSFADPGEVETWSLQRELKLAVESEEKCKKAMDDLAIALKEQTTDARDAKMKLSLAHSELANAKIEMENSKALLEKTEEKLQLALEEAGRLKFESDELAAASKEKERGLVDCIRMFEGDLIKAKEENNNLIESQRVIRDENSRLREMLKHAVCEANVAKESLEIARAENSQLKEDISEKDNTLKSIMQDYESLKVSEAAAQSSIGELKDMIDAMFSSESTKTSAEVSPRDTKGNDVYYDHERTQLGDIRNPAMHKKRTILRKFGDIMKKRNSQSAI from the exons ATGAACAAGATGTTCTCCTTCAGGTCAAG GTCATCTTCTAATGGTGACAAAGCCTCCAATTCAATCACCGAGGCATCAGAGATGCAGGGGCAATTTAACAAGCTGCAGGAAGAGCTGAAGAATGAGAAAAAGGAGAAGGCACGTGCCCTGGACGAGATAGCAGAGctcaagaagaaaaagaacgGGAACGAATTGACAAGCAATGGAGGTGATGATAAGTTGGACCTTGTGCACAGATTACAGCAGTTAGAAGGGGAACTGGAGGCAGCAAGGGATTCAGAGAAGAAACTGTTAGAGTCATTGGGGGGCCAAACAAAGCAGCTTGAACAGACCAAGGTATCACTGGAGGAGGCCAAGCTTGAGATTGCTTCGCTCCAAGATAATAAAAAGAGCTCGGCCGTGTTCAATGCACTGTCTTCTAATCACAGTATCCAACCAGTTAGGAATCTCAGGAGAAGGGGAATAATGTCTTTCTCCTTCGCTGATCCTGGTGAAGTTGAGACATGGTCATTACAGCGTGAGCTCAAGTTGGCTGTAGAATCTGAAGAGAAGTGCAAGAAGGCCATGGATGACTTGGCAATAGCTTTGAAGGAACAAACAACTGATGCCAGAGATGCAAAAATGAAGCTTTCATTAGCACATTCTGAGTTGGCTAATGCAAAAATTGAAATGGAAAACTCAAAGGCCTTGCTGGAGAAAACAGAGGAGAAGCTCCAGTTGGCACTGGAAGAGGCAGGGCGACTGAAGTTTGAATCGGATGAGTTAGCAGCAGCCtcaaaagagaaagagagggggCTTGTTGATTGCATCAGGATGTTTGAGGGAGATCTCATCAAAGCGAAGGAGGAGAATAATAATTTGATCGAATCACAAAGGGTGATCAGAGATGAGAATTCCAGACTGAGGGAAATGTTGAAGCATGCAGTGTGTGAAGCTAATGTAGCAAAAGAATCTTTGGAGATTGCCAGGGCAGAGAATTCTCAGCTTAAAGAAGACATCTCTGAGAAAGATAATACCTTAAAAAGCATCATGCAAGATTATGAGTCCCTCAAGGTAAGCGAGGCTGCTGCACAAAGTAGTATTGGAGAATTAAAGGATATGATTGATGCCATGTTCAGTTCAGAGTCGACCAAAACCTCTGCAGAAGTATCACCCAGAGATACAAAGGGAAATGATGTATATTATGACCATGAAAGAACCCAGTTGGGGGATATCAGGAATCCTGCAATGCACAAAAAGAGGACAATTCTCAGAAAATTTGGTGATATcatgaagaaaagaaactcTCAAAGTGCAATCTAA
- the LOC102701850 gene encoding pentatricopeptide repeat-containing protein At4g02750-like — MQPLRHNATTLASRLIVRDNQRITALARAGDVAAARRVFDAMPRRDAVSWNALLTALWREGRDLPAARRLFDDMPSRNVISWNSIVAGCLAHGDLGAASAYFARAPRRNVASWNAMLAGLVRLGSMEDARALFEQMPETNVVSYTTMVDGLARCGDVARARELFDAMPGRNLVSWAAMISGYVENNMLEEASKLFEAMPEKNVVACTAMITGYCKMGDLENARRLFDRIRSKDVISWNAIISGYVHNGHGEEAMKLYIIMLREGAKPDHATLIALLTACSALALLRQGRSTHAVAIKTLLESSISICNALMTMYSKCGNVDESELVFMSLKSQDIVSWNTIIAAYAQHGRYQKVISLFHEMELCGQTPNDITFISMLSACGHVGRVDESLKLFDLMSSKYSISPRAEHYACIVDILSRAGQLEKACSYIKEMPTDAEKNVWGTLLCASQTHGNVQLGELAAKMLVLSNSESSGAYVMLSNIYAAAGMWNEVNRVRGQMKEKGVKKQPGHSWTEIADKVHMFVGGDASHPEMDMILSELRKISFHMQMITDKTHMMEELAQECG; from the exons ATGCAGCCACTGCGCCATAATGCCACCACCCTCGCCTCGCGCCTCATCGTCCGCGACAACCAGCGCATcaccgcgctcgcccgcgccggcgacgtggccgccgcgcgccgggtGTTCGACGCCATGCCCCGCCGCGACGCCGTCTCCTGGAACGCGCTCCTGACCGCGCTCTGGCGCGAGGGCCGCGACctgcccgccgcgcgccgcctctTCGACGACATGCCCTCCCGCAACGTCATCTCGTGGAACTCCATCGTCGCCGGCTGCCTCGCGCACGGCGacctcggcgccgcctccgcctacttcgcgcgcgccccgcgcCGCAACGTCGCCTCGTGGAACGCCATGCTcgccggcctcgtccggcTCGGCAGCATGGAGGACGCGCGGGCGCTGTTCGAACAAATGCCCGAGACGAACGTGGTGTCGTACACCACCATGGTGGATGGACTCGCGCGGTGCGGGGATGTGGCTAGGGCGCGAGAGCTGTTTGACGCAATGCCCGGGAGGAATTTGGTGTCGTGGGCTGCGATGATAAGTGGGTATGTTGAGAACAACATGTTAGAAGAGGCAAGTAAGTTGTTTGAGGCAATGCCGGAGAAAAATGTTGTGGCATGCACCGCGATGATCACAGGGTATTGCAAGATGGGTGATTTGGAGAACGCCAGAAGGCTGTTTGACAGGATTCGTTCCAAGGATGTCATCTCCTGGAACGCCATTATTTCTG GATATGTTCATAATGGACATGGAGAAGAAGCAATGAAACTGTACATCATAATGCTGAGAGAAGGTGCAAAACCAGATCATGCAACACTCATTGCACTGCTGACAGCATGTTCTGCTCTTGCTTTGCTCAGACAAGGAAGATCAACACATGCTGTTGCCATTAAAACTTTGTTAGAATCAAGCATATCTATTTGTAATGCTTTGATGACAATGTATAGCAAGTGTGGCAATGTTGACGAGTCTGAGTTAGTTTTCATGAGCCTGAAAAGCCAGGATATTGTTTCTTGGAACACAATAATTGCTGCATATGCACAACATGGCAGATATCAGAAAGTTATTTCTCTATTTCATGAGATGGAACTGTGTGGACAGACTCCGAATGATATTACCTTCATCAGCATGTTATCAGCATGTGGACATGTTGGCAGAGTGGATGAAAGCCTGAAACTATTTGATCTTATGTCTTCCAAATACTCAATATCCCCAAGAGCAGAACACTATGCTTGTATTGTGGATATATTGAGCCGAGCAGGACAGTTGGAGAAAGCTTGTAGTTACATCAAAGAAATGCCTACTGACGCTGAGAAGAATGTTTGGGGCACTCTACTTTGTGCTTCACAGACACATGGTAATGTGCAGTTGGGTGAACTTGCTGCTAAGATGCTTGTCCTGTCAAACTCTGAAAGTTCAGGGGCTTATGTGATGCTTTCAAACATATACGCTGCTGCTGGCATGTGGAATGAAGTCAATAGAGTAAGGGGCCAAATGAAGGAAAAAGGTGTGAAGAAACAACCTGGACATAGCTGGACGGAGATTGCTGATAAAGTTCATATGTTTGTTGGTGGTGATGCATCCCATCCAGAGATGGACATGATCTTATCTGAGCTAAGAAAAATTAGCTTTCATATGCAGATGATCACTGATAAAACTCACATGATGGAAGAGCTAGCTCAAGAATGTGGTTAA
- the LOC102714114 gene encoding U-box domain-containing protein 15, with protein sequence MHPPMMLPPPPSPGDAEPSGARDMDDEDLVEELLATVNSARAFVDFRRTQRKECANLLRWLQLVLPLLEELRDAAPPLTEDAYHRLALLGRAFSAARRLLRSCHDGSKIFLALESEAVLGRFRSVYERMNSALDGMPYSELAISDEVKEQVELMNAQLTRSKKRTDTQDIELSMDLMVILENRDDERNADRAILERLAKKLELQTLADLRAETMAIKKLISERNGQSGDSTKQIIELLNKFKEVAGVDEKNVLGEVSMTKSLEKCPSLMIPNDFLCPITLAIMTDPVIVASGQTYERRSIQKWLDSGERTCPKTRQQLAHLSLAPNYALKNLILQWCDKNKVELEKREPEPGAELDEQQRGAGEDIPSLVEGLSSIHPDVQRKSVKRIRMLSKECPENRTLIADSGGIPALIGLLACPDKKLQENTVTSLLNLSIDESIKRHITRGGAIPLIIEILWNGSPEAQENSAATLFSLSMLDENKLTIGRLGGIAPLVELLRNGTVRGKKDAATAIFNLVLNQQNKGRAAQAGIVPALLRIIDDRALNMVDEALSISVLLSSHAACCAELGTPPFMEKLVRLIKDGTPKNKECALSVLLELGTKNKPLLVHALRFGLHEDLSKISKTGTSRAQRKANSLIQLARKC encoded by the exons ATGCACCCACCGATGatgctgccgccaccgccgtcgccgggcgaCGCCGAGCCGTCGGGGGCCCGCGACATGGACGACGAGGACCTCGTGGAGGAGCTCCTCGCCACCGTCAACTCGGCCCGCGCCTTCGTCGACTTCCGCCGCACGCAGCGGAAGGAGTGCGCCAACCTCCTCCGCTGGCTGCAGCTCGTCCTCCCGCTCCTCGAGGAGCTccgcgacgccgcgccgccgctcaccgaGGACGCGTACCACCGCCTCGCCCTGCTCGGCCGCGCGttctccgccgcgcgccgcctcctccggtcGTGCCACGACGGCAGCAAGATCTTCCTG GCGCTGGAGAGCGAGGCGGTGCTGGGGAGATTTCGCAGCGTGTACGAGAGGATGAACTCCGCGCTCGACGGAATGCCATACTCGGAGCTCGCCATCTCCGATGAAGTCAAGGAACAG GTGGAGCTGATGAACGCTCAGCTGACGCGATCCAAGAAGAGGACGGACACGCAGGACATCGAGCTGTCCATGGATCTGATGGTGATCCTCGAGAACCGGGACGACGAGAGGAACGCGGACAGGGCGATCCTGGAGAGGCTAGCCAAGAAGCTGGAGCTGCAGACGCTGGCGGATCTCAGGGCGGAGACGATGGCcatcaagaagctcatcagCGAGAGGAACGGGCAGAGCGGTGACAGCACCAAGCAGATCATCGAGCTGCTCAACAAGTTCAAggaggtcgccggcgtcgacgagaAGAACGTCCTCGGCGAGGTCTCCATGACGAAATCCCTTGAGAAGTGCCCCTCTTTAATGATCCCAAACGATTTCCTCTGCCCGATCACGCTGGCCATCATGACGGATCCGGTCATCGTTGCGAGTGGCCAG ACGTATGAGAGGAGGAGCATCCAGAAATGGCTGGACAGCGGAGAGAGGACGTGTCCGAAGACGCGGCAGCAATTGGCGCATCTGTCGCTGGCGCCAAACTACGCGCTGAAGAATCTGATTCTGCAGTGGTGCGACAAGAACAAGGTGGAGCTGGAGAAGAGGGAGCCAGAGCCCGGCGCCGAGCTGGacgagcagcagcgcggcgccggcgaggacatTCCGTCATTGGTGGAAGGCCTCTCCTCCATCCACCCCGACGTGCAGCGGAAGTCGGTGAAGAGGATCCGCATGCTCTCCAAGGAGTGCCCGGAGAACCGGACGCTCATCGCCGACAGCGGCGGCATCCCGGCGCTGATCGGCCTGCTCGCCTGCCCGGACAAGAAGTTGCAGGAGAACACGGTGACGTCGCTGCTGAACCTGTCCATCGACGAGAGCATCAAGCGCCACATAACCAGGGGAGGAGCCATCCCTCTCATCATCGAGATCCTCTGGAACGGCAGCCCGGAGGCGCAGGAGAACTCCGCCGCCACGCTGTTCAGCCTGTCCATGCTCGACGAGAACAAGCTGACGATCGGGAGGCTGGGCGGcatcgcgccgctcgtcgagCTCCTCCGGAACGGCACCGTCCGGGGCAAGAAGGACGCCGCCACGGCCATCTTCAACCTGGTCCTCAACCAGCAGAACAAGGGGAGGGCCGCGCAGGCCGGCATCGTCCCGGCGCTGCTGAGGATCATCGACGACAGGGCGCTCAACATGGTCGACGAGGCGCTCTCCATCTCCGTGCTGCTGTCGTCCCACGCCGCCTGCTGCGCCGAGCTCGGGACGCCGCCGTTCATGGAGAAGCTCGTGCGGCTCATCAAGGACGGCACGCCCAAGAACAAGGAGTGCGCGCTGTCCGTGCTGCTGGAGCTGGGAACCAAGAACAAGCCGCTGCTGGTGCACGCGCTCAGGTTCGGACTCCATGAGGACCTCTCAAAGATCTCCAAGACCGGCACCAGTAGAGCGCAGAGGAAGGCCAATTCGCTCATTCAGCTGGCGCGCAAGTGCTAG